GACAACTTTGTCTGTGGTGTGATCAAGCTTCAGATTTGCTTTTAGCGTGGTTAGGTGAAAagaacagttcaaccaaaaatgaaaagtctgtcgtTATTTACTCACAGTGAATAATGGCTTAGATTTTGGTCTTCAGAAGACCTCAGAAATAGTAGGGATACAAACTCaatgtatattttcagttgatttgtttgttgtatttgaaGCTTTTCATgtaagcttaaagtaaccctttcaagtgtttttaataagaaacatttagaaaatgttacCAAACGATTTggacaaattagcttcagaaaaggtgactgaaaggtgagtagtttgcatatCTGAATATAGCACTCGAGTAGCGTCCTTTGAATCTTAaaagcttcagtccccattcCTACATGAAAAAGAGAGACCAGACTTCAgattttctccttttgtgttccagagaagaataaagtcgtacaggtttggaatgacattatagtgagtaaatcatgatagaactgtcatttttgagtaaactatccctttaagatctccCACATACAGATCCCAGATCAGCCATTTGGGACTGGAATATTTCATGAACACATGCCCAGGTGGTCAGGATAAAGGAAAGTCCCTGAGGTGAACAGTGCACCAGTATGCTGTTTGAGTGCTCTTCAGAACAGCAAGAACTGAATCTCTGGAAATTCAAACTGGACTCCACAACAAGAGAGAAATCCAGAATCCAACTGAAAGAGTTCTGGAATTCTCAACCTTTTGGACTCAATGTAAGCTCTCCAGTTTCTTACACAACACAAGAAACACAGTATAGTACATTTAACACATtctcacagtactgtacatacaaCTGTATGCACAATACATAATTAAACATTACGcaatttacaaatacaaatatattagagTACTCGTACACATAGAGGTCAATTCAAGGGGAACTGAATTTGCTTGCAACAGGATCAATGATCTCCATACAGTGTACGAGCAGAAAAAACTCTTAAAAATAATATCCACTTCTTAAATCCTTAATCCAATTCTTATTGGATTAAGAATATGCACATAGTTAAACATGGTTACATAGAGTTGCTCAATTCAATAATATCCACCTTTCTACTATCCATTTTAAATTGAAAGAGGAGAGATGACCCTTTGTTCTACTGGAACCATGCTCCCAGTAGGTGTTGGGTACAAAGGGAATCAAAACTCAGCTTTGCGAGTCATTCAAGCAAAGCACTGAATGGCAAAAGTGAACTAGGCAAAAGGGATGAGAGCAGTCAAGTGCTGCTCCTGCAACAAGATCAAACTTTGAATGGAGTTCCCACTATTCCTTTACTAACCCTCttgccatccgagatgtgtatgactttcttctgcagaacacaaagatttttagaagaatatctcagctctgtaggtccaaacaatgcaagtgaatggtggcctgaaatttgaagttccaaaaagcacatcaaggcagcataaaaagtaattcatacaactccagtgatttaatccatgtcttctgaagtgatccaatcggtttggatgagagcagacaaaaatgtaacttctttttcactgtacatcttgacattgtagtctctaagcacgatcatgatttcaagcttgattacacttcttagtgcttgacacatgcgcagagtgctaggaaGTTTAATCAGGTTTGAAATCAAGATTAACAAGGAGACTGcttatgtcaagatttaaagataaaaaagagttacatttaggtctgttctcacccaaaacagattggatcgcttcagaagacatggattaaaccactggagtcgtgtggattacttttatgctgccttgatgtgctttttggagcatctggtcacagtttacttgcattgtttggacctacagagctgagatatttttctaaaaagcattgtgttctgcagaagaaagaaatttttacttttgggtgaactgttcctttaagacaaGACCTTACGCACAtacaacatacacaaacactcactgacAGGGCATGTTTTTTTGGCCTGTACTTAAAGGGAGGTGAAGACTTTTAGGCCTCTGGAGTTTTCTGGAGCTCAGCAAGAATTTTCTATGAGCGTGACCTAACAGGTTCACTATTGCAGAGAAGATTCCACACTTACATAAATCATGTTACCTTTATAAATGTGGACAAACTACAGAACAGTGAAAATCTGAAAGCAAGCCAAGGCTACATGTGGAAGATGGAAATACTTgcgattagatagatagatagacagatagatagacagacagacagacagacacccaGCTACATAGAACTTCCCAAAAACACAACTATAATTTTATCTTTGATAAAAATTGatattgtatataaataaaaaaaaacgttaacaagtatttatttttaagttagaCATATCTGACTATGGAAAACAACTTTCTGCAGTATAATGTAGTTGCTTTGTGAAATGCTGTGAAtaattgaatgaattaatgaGTAATTAGTAAATAGACTCTTTTTTTAGCTCATTATAAACACAAGGATGGTGTACTGCATCTCTAATGCTGAGTATTACTGCAAATAAACACTGTACACATCACCATCTGTGACGGTCACGTCGCCCACCACTTAAAATGAAGAGCAGAGCCACCCAATCAGAACTCTCAAAAATGGGTGTGCATGTGCTCTGCTGTTCTGAATaggtctattctgttttattttttgcttttatttttatttgaaaatatatatttctttgtcttttctgtatTTGAAAAAGCAGTATAAAGGTCACTTACAAACcagaggtgaaaaaaaaaacagtctcgAGTCAGCGCttataaaaagaaaatcaatagTAGAGAAAAAGAGAATTAGAGAGCAAGCCTGGCATATCTTTGTCATTAGCAATTTAGGCTATGGGGCAACTGGGGTAAAAGGTCATAGGAAGGTGTGTTTAGTCCACCGGCCCCTGGAAGATCAGTCTGATAAATCCCTGCTCACCGTTGAGCTGCTGGGCACAGAAAGGACATGCGGCGTGAAAGGTGTGCGTTCCGTGGGGGAGGGGGATTTGACTCCAATACGCTGCTGTTTTTTCCGAGcatacgtgaccacaaggactaaATGCATGAGTGGGCGGGGCTGCATCCAAATAAAATCCTGCCTCGCAGCCCAGCCAAAGCGGCACGTACGGCCCACGAGCGCGGCACATTGGACATTCACGTTCCCTCCCCTCTCTTCCATCTCGCTCGGCATCGCGGTTCCCCCAGTTGTGATAGCCGTGAACGTGGCCGCAGTTCAGGTAGACCCAGGGCTGCTTCTCATCCACGATGTCCTTCCTGCGCATGCTGGGGAAGGCGAGGGTGTTGAAGCCCACAGGGCACTGGGGACGAGCAGCGTTCAGCTCCTGCCGGAGCGCCTCCAGGTGTTTGACTGTGGGAGTGTGGGACAGGCCCTCGGCTGTACGCCACAAGAGTGTCGCTCCACATAGATCGATCAGGGAGCCGTCCACTAACTCTTGAGTCTCATTGTCGACCTACAGagaggaggagagaaagaaagagaaaaaataattagCCCTTACTGTAATAATTGtgttgtcttaaagggatagttcacccaaaaatgaaacttcattTCTCaacttcatgtcgttccaaatccgtATAACATAGGAAAACCGTATGAAAGTAGTTATCTCTAGCagaatttccaagctgctcttttccatgtaatgaaagtgaatggtcataATGGTTGTCCCTGTACCCCATCCAATTTCCTTATGTGAAAAACAGCAGCTTGGACATTATGCTGCTAAATATATCCTtctgtgtttcactgaagaagtcatatgggtttggaacaacatgataaaTGCTTTCAAAAACCAATTGTGtgtgatgaaattaaattcaGGTGATTGACAAGAGTAGGTGCAGTGTTAAGAGTGTGCCTGCAGGGGGAAGTAATTCCAAACATTTTCTGTGCTGTTTATAATTCCATCTACAGTATAAACCACATACCAAAAGGGGACTTCACGAGAcccaaaaatgtaacaaataataaatcataattaaACTGTATATTGGTTGAGACAACGCATGTCAGAACACTTAAAATGcactcttaaacacaaacattatCTAGTGCAAAATAGACACCCTATGTTGTCATATTATAATCATATAATTCTTGATTGTGACAGAGAGCCCAGCTGCCCTTCATCAGCCTTTAGTTTGACCTTCACAATACATCATTTGCCTCAccactcctcacacacacacacacacacacacacagctgtaatGACAACACACATGAACGGTGCAGTGTGCGTTGTCTGTATGTGAAGGTGACTGAGTGCAAGTCCAAATATGATGCCGGTTTGTAATTGAgcaagcttgtgtgtgtgtgtatttatgcctTGCATGCCACTGTTTTTGTCTTCAATGTTTCATTCATCTTAAAGCATCCAAACATGTATTCTCACATTATTTTatacaaacacatttacattaaCAATGAAAAATCAAATAATTGAAATCTACTGTTATATCATTAAATAAAACACCTTATTATGTAATTTGCACTGCAGCATATTCATGCCTAGAGGCTTCAAGTGTACATGTTAATAATCAAAACCGCTGCATTTGGACATAAATCAAAACACCACAAGACTTCAACTGAAAAGCAGCCAATTCATAAAGTACAATGAAACTGAACCCATTACTCAAATGTGCACTTACATTTCAGTATAGATATTTTGAGTCAGATTCACCTCCAGAATTTGTTGATTTTAGAAGTAGCACATCAAAAAGTGAAATCATGACTGTAATAACACTtgcagcacacatacacaccataCTTTCTCTTTAGTAATTGTGTATTGTAAACACAGGATATTTCAAATGCCCCAACTAATCTCATGTGTCTGACCAGCATAGTTTCAGTACTTAACCTCTGTGATACCAGCATTGAGTCAAAGTCTAAGCAGTCTGGCTATGAACTTGATCTGTTAAGAGTCACTATGATGAATGTCACCGCACAGCAGCACAGTCAAACGGTGTTTGGCCAGCACTGAGGCAGCATTAGCTCCATGTTTATTCAGTGCAGTGCCAGTAGTTGGACTCCTCAGGAGCAGGACATGAACAGTAATCAAGAGTGTGTTTGTTCTGCCTGTGACAAGTCAGATTAATGGGGCGCCTCTGAGTTCATGAGCCACAGGACTTGTGATGTGATGTGCATGTATGCGTGTCAGAGACAGAGTTTGAGTTGTGCACTAAGCAATGTTGATCTctttaacaaaaactaaaataaaaacttaatgacAATATTTtcgttaaataaaataaaataaatcaaaccaCCTCCAATtgaaaacaaaagaaataaaaacgaaATTTAAAATAAGGACTGtcgatttaaaacattaatttcgtgcaaataattatattaaaaatacatttacatttgtgcatttggcagatgcttttatccaaagcaacttacagggacaatacccctggagcaacctggagttaagtgccttgctcaaggacacaatggtgatggctgtgggaattgaaccagcaaccttttaccagttatgtgctttagcccactatgccaccaccactcactaacaggttaaaaaaatatcaaagcagTTCATCATGTTCCCAACCAGTATATAAATTCTGTAGTAATAAATgttcctaccatctgagcaattcaagcttgatgtaccaccttgatgttttTACGTATCTGTGGTAGTAGGGGGCAATCTGTACAGGCAACTCACTCAACCTTCCTAAGACGAGCTTTTAATGACATTTAGACCGAGCACAattgaatgcagggatctcgagacatgtttttcaaagtttcaagatatgtttaacttgacacagcctcctaaaaacacagcacttatGACCAAAGAGGCTCAAAACTAATAAGACGTGACTCAAAAAAAGTGAGGCGCACGAATacaagaccaacaattaaaaatagcacagagagCAGGCAAAAATAGGGTTATTtaaagaaacagaaaacaaaagatTTTGACTGTAATTGTCTGAATgcttgtctgttgccacaatatatgtatatgatgtatttaaattatctgaatagttattatatttcattttaaatgtataattattttaatcattatatattaaattatctttattcgggggcctttctcagtaaatattgatatgcgattaattagAACATCATGTATTTAAAATGATTACaacttttaatcgattgacagctctaataaaaattaaaaactataatacCATGTCACCAAGAGTGTATAAAAAATTTGACTGGTGTTCCTTAATGCAGGCACATACATCCTGGTCACTAAAGTTCAGAGTTTCAAAGACTTTCATTGACATTAGTCCAGCTTGAACACAACCATTGAAAACAAAGTACTATCATGACCACATGGGAAAAGTGTTGAGAGAGAGAGTTCTGATTGGACCTCCTGTCTGACGCACTTAACAGATCAGCTTTGGATCATCTTACAGCTTTGTGTTACACCGGACAGAGAAAAACTCGTCTCGCCTGAGCCGTTACTGTGGCAACTGCATCCCAGAGCAACCGGTCAATGGCACCTGAGCGCTCCAGTGTCCCATCTTGCAGGAATCCATCTGGCTGTTTAACACAGCTTAAATTTCAAAATCCTGTCTAAAGTGCACCACATAACTTTCGCAAAAACTGGCTGAAAATTATGGCCTTATGATCTGGCCTTATATTGGAGTAGAGGATGTATCTTTAAAATGCAAAGCTCTTTTGTTAAAGTagtagtagttcacccaaaagaaaATTctcccataatttactcaccctcatgtcatcccagatgtgtgacttactttcttctgcagaacacaaataatgatttttagaagaatatttcagctctgaaggtcctcacaatgcaagtaaatgggtgccaaaatttgtatgcaccaaaaagcacataaagtcatcataaagtaatccatacgactccagtgttttaatccatatctttagaagtgatattataggtgtgggtgagaaacagatcaacatttaagttcttttttgctataaattcttctccctgcccagcagggggcgatatgcacgaagaatgtgaatcaccaaaagttaaagtggagattgactgagcagggaggagaatttatataaaaaaggacttaaaaatgtatctgtttctcacccacacctaacatatcacttctgaagatattgatttaaccactggagtcttgtggattacttttatgctgactaacgtgatatttagagcttcaaaattttggcatccattcatttgcattgtatggaccaaaacagctgagaaattcttctaaaaatcttaatttgagttcagcagatgaaagaaagtcatacatatctgggatggcgtaaggatgagtaaatgatgagagaattaaaattattgtgtgaactatttctttaaaaggtAAAAGTATATAATTGTTTCAGTTTAAAATACTTTAGCTGAGCTTAATGACAACTATAAGTCATTCATAGGTTGACTCGCCACAAAAATcccattgctctgtttgtttgagcatcacaaagcaacactggctcaaccaatggcatgagtttagggCCAGATTAAGGGactgttttatttttgcaatccgtttggtgacactagcgccacagaaattacacacttcacctttaagaatatGTGTGCGGTTATGTGTATTAACTCTTGCGAGCACTGCACTGACCATTTTCCCTCGCTGCAGAGCCGAGCGGGTCTCTCTCAAGGTGAACACGTTTCCACACACCGAAATCTCTCTCCACACACCAGGTTTTGAGTCCTCCGTAAAACCAAGGCGAGGATGCATTACTAATACACCATTAGTTGTCAgaccatccatctgtccatccaatGTCCTCCACTTCGCTGCCTTCtcctaagaataaaaaaaaaaatggtaattaCATTTCAATTATTCAAATATCATTACAATTTTAATGATTTAATATCATTACAATACAACATTTAACActtaaaacatttgatttgaataCTTTTTCAAGCTAGATTCCATCAAAACATCTATATCTGTTTTTGTTAGTGATTTAGACATCTTGGTTCACCAAGCAATTTATTTAATCAGCGCCAGCAGTGCCAGTTTCTCAGGCCTCATTTCCCACTGTCTTGATTTCACAAGTCACAATTTCTCAGCACCAGtttatttccctctctctctctctctcacccctaGAAAGATGTTCTTGGAAGAGTCGAATCCAGCAGCGTAGATGCGGGCGGTGTGAGGGGGTGATCGCTGGCACATGATCCGGCACGCAAAGCGAGAGATGGTGCTCTGAACTGACTGGGTGTCTGAATTACTTTGACTTCCGGGAACTGTGTCGGTCACCACAAAATCTATTGGACTCTCAGTTGAGCGGCCAATCTGATGTGAAAAGAgagaataaacatgacatatcAAGATGAATTCAAGGACCTGTTTGAACCACCATTCACAATTATATTATCGTCTTCTTACATAACTACAGTGAATGATAGTTTCCCCTCCTCTCTGCCTAGTGACGACATTATTTCAGGGACAATTTAGGCTGACACTTTGAGTAGTGTGATAAATGGAAGCCTTTGAACACCGCCCAGGCTAGCATTCTCAACCAGGACAGAAATAAAGACCTGAAGGAAAGCACAGCCCAGTCAGCAGCGAGTCAGTACCTGAAACATGTCTGTATTGCTGTCTTGAGTGTACTCCACCACTACTGTCTGTGCTCGGGACAGAGTGTAGGAAATACTGTGCTGATCCTTGTTGCTTATGGCCTAGGGAGAcaggaagagaaagagacagagaaagtggAATTGAGAGAtgtgagggagaaagagaggaacttttacagtagtgaaataacaataacaaaaaaagtcataatgCACATCCTTAGAAATTAGTGCTGAATAAATCCAATAAATCAAATTAgagaattaaattattacattagtAGATACAGTTCAACGTTAAGAGACCCAGGATGGCACAAGTTTGACCTTCAACTGATTTTAACAGAATAAGGATGTAAAACAGAGTATAATTGACTGTGGAATCAGACCCAGAGCTTTGTATGCGTGTGTTCTTGgttatagtttggggacaaaaggGAGCtgaatctgacaaaacctccctttggggacatttaTGGATGTCCTCAACTGGAAACTTTTCATTTAGGGTtagtctataataataataattcagcttTATACAAAAGCAATAGAAGTCTATAGTAAGTCCCCATTTAGATGCCAAGTAAAcatgtctatatgtgtgtgtgtgtttgtgtgggcggGGGAGCCACAGAGGGGCCATTCATGAACTCAGCAGTATCCAGATGTGTGAGTGGACACACCCTGTTTCATTCCAGCACAAACCCACCTAGTTATAAGATTCAAAACAAGCACAGGACCAAATTATACTATAAGTGCTGATTCTCTTTTAGGTCCTGTGAAGTCCCTAGGTGGAGGGTTGGGTGTGTACCTTGGCCGCCTGTGGGGTGCAGGCTACGTGTACTGTGCTGGGTTTGACACCGTTGGATTTGGGCCTCTTGAAGAGTGCGAACCGGCTCTTTCTTCTGCCACGGTCCCCGTTGGGTAGAGAGCCATTATACCTGCAGGGGGAgaaattaaactgaaaaaaaaaaaaaaacagcacacaaCCCTTCCCCCATCATGAACTCTGCAACAAGCAACAGGTGGAGAACAAAACAGGCAGGCACATTTAAAAAAGCATTAGAagggcacaaacaaacaaaaaaacacaaccatACAAATCTGTCAGTAAGCTGTAAAGTACACATCTACTCCAATGCTTTTCGAAGTAAGCAGCCACACAATCTAAATTATTTAGAACGTTATCTGGAAGCAATGACAAATCACAAATATACTACACAAAAGCCATTGTACAATTCTCAGGAGTGTTTGTGTATAGCAGGCAGTTTTTTTAGGGTTGCTTATGGGCTATACCAGGGCTCAAATCCAGTCCCGGAGGAACATCGTCCTGCAAAGTTTAACTCAAACCCAGCTCTTATACGCCTGCttgtaattttcaagtaattctGAAGACCTTGGTTTGCTTGTTCATGTGTGTTTGAtcagggttggagctaaactgcAGGATGATGGCTCTCCAGAAACAGATTTGAATAGCCCTGGGCTAtatcatgtcattcaaaaccgaATGATGAATTTCAAgattcattctttaaaaaaaaaaaaaaaaaaaaaagaagaaaaacacaaCGGACTGACACGGACACAATCCCCATGGTAACAGACTCTACCAGGGTGAGAGCACAGTTTGCACAGTAAATCTTGTAAGATGGTCAGTATCCATGGTGAGAGGGTAAACATGGTAAACAGTGCTTGGATATAAGGGTTACCGAGGTGTAATGTGTCATGCCCTGTTGAAGAGGTTATCACAGTGAATGGGTAACCATAGAGTGTTTAATTTTTAAGTTCTGTTCCAGTGGCGTGCTGTATAAACAGAGGGAACTTTGTGCGCAATTGTGAGACAACAGCACCCTTTATTCACGTGTGTGTGCACTATGTACTGAACAATACAAACATACTGAGCACTATGAACACTGCACCTGCAGTGTCTTGTGGTTTCCTTTGTGGAGGTTCTGGTGCTCCCAACCacactaaggggccgttcacacagaatgcaTTGGTGTTCACCTGCacagtttttaattgtttttccttGTAAACATGAGCTAaatggacattaaaaaaaaaaaattaaaaaaaaaatcagcacgcATTGAACACCACGTTTTTAAGATGCCGTGCCAATTTAAAAAAACTTCaactttttcaaacatttttaaatgctagAAAACATAATGTCCGAACGACCCTGAGTTCTCTCTCAGTCACCCACCCAG
This Myxocyprinus asiaticus isolate MX2 ecotype Aquarium Trade chromosome 20, UBuf_Myxa_2, whole genome shotgun sequence DNA region includes the following protein-coding sequences:
- the peli1b gene encoding E3 ubiquitin-protein ligase pellino homolog 1b, producing the protein MFSPDQENISTSSTKVPVKYGELIVLGYNGSLPNGDRGRRKSRFALFKRPKSNGVKPSTVHVACTPQAAKAISNKDQHSISYTLSRAQTVVVEYTQDSNTDMFQIGRSTESPIDFVVTDTVPGSQSNSDTQSVQSTISRFACRIMCQRSPPHTARIYAAGFDSSKNIFLGEKAAKWRTLDGQMDGLTTNGVLVMHPRLGFTEDSKPGVWREISVCGNVFTLRETRSALQRGKMVDNETQELVDGSLIDLCGATLLWRTAEGLSHTPTVKHLEALRQELNAARPQCPVGFNTLAFPSMRRKDIVDEKQPWVYLNCGHVHGYHNWGNRDAERDGREGRERECPMCRARGPYVPLWLGCEAGFYLDAAPPTHAFSPCGHVCSEKTAAYWSQIPLPHGTHTFHAACPFCAQQLNGEQGFIRLIFQGPVD